Proteins co-encoded in one Acidobacteriota bacterium genomic window:
- a CDS encoding single-stranded DNA-binding protein, with product MSANISILGNTGRDVSLRYTEKGTPVASFPIASNSFKNSGEGRVQVTHWFNVVAFGKTAETLAEHVKKGTSLLVHGRLSFSPWSTDKGEPRSGAEVSLFSFEFVGSNRSNDQEVSASNDSSDEPDVPEYTGSTAPETPVEEPFVDQF from the coding sequence ATGTCAGCAAATATCTCGATACTCGGAAACACAGGCCGCGATGTGAGCCTGCGATATACAGAAAAGGGCACGCCGGTCGCGAGCTTTCCGATCGCCTCCAACTCTTTCAAGAACAGCGGCGAAGGTCGTGTTCAAGTCACACATTGGTTCAACGTGGTCGCATTCGGCAAGACGGCTGAGACTTTAGCCGAGCACGTCAAGAAGGGAACGTCTCTGCTTGTTCACGGCAGGCTTTCGTTTAGCCCCTGGAGTACGGATAAGGGAGAACCCAGATCCGGCGCCGAAGTGTCATTGTTCTCGTTTGAGTTCGTCGGTTCGAACCGTTCTAACGATCAGGAAGTGTCTGCATCGAACGACAGCAGCGACGAGCCTGATGTCCCGGAATACACAGGCTCGACTGCTCCTGAGACGCCTGTCGAAGAGCCGTTCGTCGATCAATTCTGA